Proteins encoded by one window of Opitutia bacterium:
- a CDS encoding dihydrodipicolinate synthase family protein, translating into MNWKGVIPAITTNLNADLSVDHAALAAHCGWMIDSGCTGIVCCGSLGEAQTLTFEEKIAVVKTAVSAVGERAPVALGIASLTTAEAVAMAKAAEAAGAKGLMVLPPYVYSSDWREMKAHVSAIIAATPLSCMLYNNPPAYKTDFLPEQVAELAAEHPNLRAVKESSGDVRRVTAIRAACGTRLDVLVGMDDAIVEGVYAGAVGWIAGLVNAFPEESVVLFDYASRGDKARALALYKWFLPLLKLDTVPKFVQLIKWVQAEVGRGTPHVRPPRLELAGADLAHARAVLAQALKDRPRL; encoded by the coding sequence ATGAACTGGAAAGGTGTCATCCCCGCCATCACCACGAATCTGAACGCCGACCTGTCGGTCGATCACGCAGCGCTCGCGGCGCATTGCGGCTGGATGATCGACAGCGGTTGCACGGGCATCGTGTGCTGCGGTTCGCTCGGCGAGGCGCAGACGCTGACGTTTGAAGAGAAAATCGCGGTCGTGAAAACCGCCGTCTCCGCCGTCGGTGAGCGCGCGCCGGTGGCGCTCGGCATCGCGTCGCTGACCACCGCTGAGGCCGTCGCGATGGCCAAGGCCGCGGAAGCCGCCGGGGCGAAGGGCCTCATGGTGCTGCCGCCCTACGTTTACTCGAGTGACTGGCGCGAGATGAAGGCGCACGTCAGTGCGATCATCGCCGCGACGCCGCTCTCGTGCATGCTCTACAACAACCCGCCGGCCTACAAAACGGACTTCCTGCCCGAGCAGGTCGCAGAGCTGGCGGCGGAGCATCCCAATCTGCGCGCCGTGAAGGAATCCAGCGGCGACGTGCGCCGCGTGACAGCGATCCGTGCGGCGTGCGGCACCCGGCTCGACGTGCTTGTCGGCATGGACGATGCGATCGTCGAAGGTGTTTACGCCGGCGCGGTCGGCTGGATTGCGGGACTCGTGAACGCGTTTCCCGAGGAGAGCGTCGTGCTGTTCGACTACGCGTCGCGCGGCGACAAAGCGCGTGCGCTGGCACTCTACAAGTGGTTCCTGCCGCTCCTGAAACTCGATACCGTCCCGAAGTTCGTGCAGCTCATCAAATGGGTGCAGGCGGAGGTCGGACGCGGCACGCCGCACGTGCGGCCGCCGCGTCTCGAACTGGCTGGCGCCGATCTCGCGCACGCTCGCGCCGTGCTCGCGCAGGCGCTGAAGGATCGGCCGCGGCTCTGA
- a CDS encoding FAD-dependent oxidoreductase, protein MSTSRSVIVCGGGIVGLCTAHYLAKAGFAVTVIERSPEGADSCAQGSAGYVSPSHVEPISAPGMVWQGLKWMTSSRSPFYIKPRLDPELMRWGWLFARNCTEEHRRRAAPVLAQHCLESRKLFVELAAQTGNSFEFEAQGLFNLCKTPEKLAAYEKGLAALANSVGVEAKILTPQQVAQLEPGARMDIAGAVYFPIDAHISPRKFIPALVALLKQQGVKFHWNTNVYGWRSGGGRVTGVSTSAGELTADEYVLATGSWAPETIRGLDLRLPMQAGKGYSLTIEKPRFKLKKPMILSERRVAVTPMGETLRFGGTMEIAGHVDRVRPERIEQIKAAAQVYFPEMSAADFDGIQPWFGYRPVSPDGMPYIGRFAKQTNLVAACGHAMLGVTLAPITGYAVTELLSGKKPSVDLSLTSPDRFG, encoded by the coding sequence ATGAGCACATCGCGCAGCGTCATCGTTTGCGGCGGCGGCATTGTCGGCCTCTGCACCGCGCACTACCTCGCCAAGGCCGGTTTCGCCGTCACGGTGATCGAACGCAGCCCGGAGGGCGCCGACTCGTGCGCGCAGGGCAGCGCTGGCTATGTGTCGCCGAGCCACGTGGAGCCGATCTCGGCGCCCGGCATGGTGTGGCAGGGGCTGAAGTGGATGACGAGTTCGCGCAGTCCGTTCTACATCAAGCCGCGCCTTGATCCGGAGTTGATGCGCTGGGGCTGGCTGTTCGCGAGGAACTGCACGGAAGAGCACCGCCGCCGCGCCGCGCCGGTGCTCGCGCAACATTGCCTGGAGAGTCGGAAACTCTTCGTCGAACTCGCGGCGCAGACGGGCAACAGTTTCGAGTTCGAGGCGCAGGGCCTGTTCAATCTCTGCAAGACGCCCGAGAAACTCGCCGCTTACGAGAAGGGCCTCGCGGCGCTCGCCAACTCTGTCGGCGTCGAGGCGAAGATCCTCACGCCGCAGCAGGTGGCGCAGCTCGAGCCCGGAGCGCGCATGGACATCGCCGGCGCGGTCTATTTCCCGATCGATGCTCACATATCGCCCCGGAAGTTCATCCCCGCGCTCGTCGCCTTGCTCAAGCAACAGGGCGTGAAATTCCATTGGAACACCAACGTCTACGGCTGGCGCAGCGGGGGCGGCCGCGTCACGGGAGTCTCGACCAGTGCCGGCGAACTCACGGCGGACGAATACGTGCTCGCGACCGGCTCGTGGGCGCCGGAAACCATCCGCGGCCTCGACCTGCGGCTGCCGATGCAGGCGGGCAAGGGCTACTCGCTCACGATCGAGAAGCCGCGTTTCAAGTTGAAGAAGCCGATGATCCTCTCCGAGCGGCGCGTCGCCGTGACGCCGATGGGCGAGACGCTGCGCTTCGGTGGCACGATGGAAATCGCGGGCCACGTCGACCGCGTGCGCCCCGAGCGCATCGAGCAGATCAAGGCGGCGGCGCAGGTGTATTTCCCGGAGATGAGCGCGGCGGATTTCGACGGCATCCAGCCATGGTTTGGTTACCGCCCCGTGTCGCCCGACGGCATGCCCTACATCGGGCGCTTTGCGAAGCAGACCAATCTCGTCGCGGCGTGCGGCCACGCGATGCTGGGCGTCACGCTCGCGCCGATCACCGGTTACGCCGTGACGGAGTTGCTCTCCGGCAAGAAGCCGAGCGTCGATCTCTCGCTGACGAGTCCGGATCGATTTGGCTGA
- a CDS encoding proline racemase family protein encodes MAASSVQRIRILDSHTGGEPTRLVLEGGPDLGDGPLAERVARFRGEFDHYRSAIVNEPRGSDVVVGALLVEPHAPGCDVGVIFFNNVGPLGMCGHGTIGLVVSLAHLGRAQPGVVRIDTPVGVVAATLHADGSVSVDNVPSYRKAAGVVVDVPGIGRVRGDVAWGGNWFFLIEEHGQRLELANVAALTDYTSRVRAAVNAQGFPEVDHVELFAPSPTRGVHSRNFVLCPGGAYDRSPCGTGTSAKLACLAADGKLAEGAEWVQESIVGSAFRGRYRRDGDKVLPTITGTAHVCGEGVLLLDPADPFRWGIRPT; translated from the coding sequence ATGGCAGCATCGTCCGTCCAACGCATTCGCATCCTCGATTCGCACACCGGCGGCGAGCCGACGCGGCTTGTGCTCGAGGGCGGGCCGGATCTGGGCGACGGCCCGCTGGCGGAGCGCGTGGCGCGGTTTCGCGGCGAGTTCGATCACTACCGCTCGGCGATCGTCAACGAGCCGCGCGGATCGGACGTCGTCGTGGGCGCTCTGTTGGTCGAGCCGCATGCGCCGGGCTGCGATGTGGGCGTGATTTTTTTCAACAACGTCGGTCCGCTCGGCATGTGCGGGCACGGCACGATCGGGCTCGTCGTTTCGCTGGCGCACCTCGGGCGCGCGCAGCCGGGCGTCGTGCGGATCGACACGCCGGTCGGCGTCGTGGCAGCGACGTTGCACGCCGACGGCAGCGTGTCGGTGGACAATGTCCCGAGCTACCGCAAGGCCGCGGGCGTCGTCGTGGACGTGCCGGGCATCGGTCGCGTGCGCGGCGACGTGGCTTGGGGCGGCAACTGGTTTTTCCTCATCGAGGAACACGGGCAGCGGCTCGAGCTGGCGAACGTCGCCGCGCTCACCGACTACACGTCCCGCGTGCGCGCGGCGGTGAATGCGCAGGGGTTTCCCGAGGTCGATCACGTGGAATTGTTCGCGCCGTCGCCGACCCGCGGCGTGCACAGCCGGAATTTCGTGCTCTGTCCCGGCGGCGCCTACGACCGCTCGCCGTGCGGCACGGGCACGAGTGCGAAACTCGCTTGCCTCGCGGCGGACGGAAAACTCGCCGAGGGCGCCGAGTGGGTGCAGGAGAGCATCGTCGGCAGTGCGTTCCGCGGACGCTATCGGCGCGATGGGGACAAGGTTCTCCCGACGATCACGGGCACGGCGCATGTGTGCGGCGAAGGCGTGTTGCTGCTCGACCCGGCGGACCCGTTTCGCTGGGGTATTCGTCCAACATGA
- the gatC gene encoding Asp-tRNA(Asn)/Glu-tRNA(Gln) amidotransferase subunit GatC, producing the protein MSAPQDFNVDYLAQLARLALTPEEKAKFAAQLGDVLHHIEQLAKVDVTGVEPTAHAFPIENVWDADAPRAGLSVADALRNAPAQRENMISVPKVVE; encoded by the coding sequence ATGTCCGCTCCGCAGGACTTCAACGTCGATTACCTCGCCCAACTCGCCCGCCTCGCGCTCACGCCCGAGGAAAAGGCCAAGTTCGCCGCGCAGTTGGGCGATGTGCTTCACCACATCGAGCAGCTCGCCAAGGTGGACGTCACCGGCGTCGAGCCGACGGCGCACGCATTCCCCATTGAAAACGTCTGGGACGCCGACGCGCCGCGCGCGGGCCTGAGCGTCGCCGATGCGCTTCGCAACGCACCCGCGCAGCGCGAGAACATGATCAGCGTGCCGAAAGTCGTGGAGTGA
- the gatA gene encoding Asp-tRNA(Asn)/Glu-tRNA(Gln) amidotransferase subunit GatA has product MAPLHFQTIAELSGRLARRELTAVELIQSLIARTRALEPRLHAFNSFDEADALAQATASDARRAAGQVRGPLDGIPIGLKDVIAVTGQPLTASSKILQNFVSPYDATVTRKLKDAGAVLFGRLNCDEFAMGSSNENSAFGPAGNPWDTTRVPGGSSGGSAAALAAGEVIASLGSDTGGSIRQPAALCGLVGLKPTYGLVSRYGLVAYASSLDQIGPFGRTTEDIALVLRAIAGHDPLDSTSFKAEVPDYRAALAGPAPRRIGIPKEYFGEGLDPEIAAAVEDAVKFYRDRGCEVKEVSLPHTRYCLDAYYVIATAEASSNLARFDGVRYGHRSKAATDAIDLYAKSRAEGFGAEVKRRIILGTYVLSSGYYDAYYLRAQKVRTLIRQDFLQAFTEVDALLTPTSPVPAFKIGEKADPLAMYLLDIYTIGVNLAGLPAASVPCGFTSGGLPIGLQLIGQPFKEADLLALAHTYEQAHEWTRRHPAL; this is encoded by the coding sequence ATGGCCCCACTGCATTTCCAGACCATCGCTGAGCTGTCGGGTCGCCTCGCGCGCCGCGAGCTTACCGCCGTCGAACTCATTCAGTCGCTCATCGCGCGCACCCGCGCCCTCGAGCCTCGACTGCACGCGTTCAACTCCTTCGACGAGGCCGACGCCCTCGCCCAAGCCACCGCGTCCGACGCCCGCCGCGCCGCCGGCCAAGTCCGCGGTCCGCTCGATGGCATTCCGATCGGTCTCAAGGACGTCATTGCCGTCACCGGCCAGCCGCTCACCGCTTCGAGCAAAATCCTCCAGAATTTCGTTTCACCCTACGACGCCACCGTCACGCGCAAACTCAAGGACGCCGGCGCCGTGCTCTTCGGCCGGCTCAACTGCGACGAGTTCGCCATGGGCTCGTCGAACGAGAACTCCGCCTTCGGCCCCGCCGGGAATCCCTGGGACACCACGCGCGTGCCCGGCGGCTCCTCGGGCGGCAGCGCCGCCGCGCTCGCCGCGGGCGAAGTCATCGCGTCGCTCGGCTCCGACACCGGCGGCTCCATTCGCCAACCCGCCGCACTCTGCGGCCTCGTCGGCCTCAAGCCGACTTACGGCCTCGTCTCGCGCTACGGTCTCGTCGCCTACGCGTCGTCGCTGGACCAAATCGGCCCGTTCGGCCGCACGACCGAGGACATCGCACTCGTGTTGCGCGCCATCGCCGGACACGACCCGCTCGACTCAACTTCGTTCAAAGCCGAAGTGCCCGACTACCGCGCCGCGCTTGCCGGCCCCGCGCCGCGCCGCATCGGCATCCCGAAGGAGTATTTCGGCGAAGGCCTCGATCCCGAGATCGCCGCCGCGGTGGAAGACGCGGTGAAGTTTTACCGCGACCGCGGCTGCGAGGTGAAAGAGGTTTCGCTCCCGCACACGCGCTACTGTCTCGACGCCTACTACGTCATCGCGACGGCCGAAGCGTCGTCGAACCTCGCGCGCTTCGACGGCGTGCGTTACGGCCACCGCTCCAAAGCCGCGACCGATGCCATCGATCTCTACGCGAAGTCGCGCGCCGAGGGCTTCGGCGCCGAAGTGAAGCGCCGCATCATCCTCGGCACCTACGTGCTCTCGAGCGGTTACTACGACGCTTACTACCTGCGCGCGCAGAAAGTCCGCACGCTGATCCGGCAGGATTTTCTCCAAGCGTTCACCGAAGTGGATGCGCTGCTCACGCCGACGTCGCCGGTGCCGGCGTTCAAGATCGGCGAGAAGGCCGACCCGCTCGCGATGTATCTCCTCGATATCTACACCATCGGCGTGAACCTCGCCGGCCTGCCCGCCGCGAGCGTGCCCTGCGGTTTCACGAGCGGCGGCCTGCCCATCGGCCTGCAACTCATCGGCCAACCCTTCAAGGAAGCCGACCTACTCGCCCTCGCCCACACCTACGAGCAGGCCCACGAGTGGACACGGCGCCATCCGGCGCTGTGA
- the gatB gene encoding Asp-tRNA(Asn)/Glu-tRNA(Gln) amidotransferase subunit GatB codes for MDFEAVIGLEVHVQIKAASKMFTRVATGYGEPPNTLTDPTVLALPGALPVLNKAALDAIIKTGLMLDCEIATVTRWDRKNYFYPDSPKNYQLSQYDQPVCRHGAVEIELPGASLAVMGEHKKIELTRIHLEEDVGKLNHETNDSLIDYNRAGTPLMEIVTEPVIRSADEAFAFLTSLRQSLIYAGISDCDMEKGQMRCDANISIRRVGETKLGTKVELKNLNSISYVRDGIVTEIKRQINVATSGGTIVQETRLYDGETGRSASMRSKEMAHDYRYFPDPDLMPVRIDAEWKTRLAAELPERPFAKQTRFIEQLGLPYSAASVLVRDRALADFFEAAVKLGAKPTAAANWITNDLLRDLAAANLALAASKVTAAHIAGLVALVEQGAVSSSQAKEIFADMFQTGDQAAAVADRKGLRQSSDTGALEGWCATAIANDAKSADQVRSGNAKAINALKGAVMKLSAGKANPKLVDDILRRLLVG; via the coding sequence ATGGATTTCGAAGCAGTCATCGGTCTCGAGGTGCACGTCCAAATCAAGGCGGCCTCCAAGATGTTCACGCGTGTCGCCACTGGCTACGGCGAGCCGCCGAACACGCTCACCGACCCCACCGTCCTCGCGCTGCCGGGCGCGTTGCCCGTGCTGAACAAGGCCGCGCTCGACGCCATCATCAAGACCGGCCTCATGCTCGACTGCGAGATCGCCACCGTCACGCGCTGGGATCGCAAAAATTATTTCTACCCGGATAGCCCCAAAAACTACCAGCTTTCGCAATACGACCAGCCCGTCTGCCGCCACGGCGCCGTCGAGATCGAGCTGCCGGGCGCCTCGCTCGCCGTGATGGGCGAGCACAAGAAGATCGAGCTGACCCGCATCCACCTCGAGGAAGACGTCGGCAAACTCAACCACGAGACCAACGACTCGCTCATCGACTACAACCGCGCCGGCACGCCGCTCATGGAGATCGTCACCGAGCCGGTCATCCGCTCCGCCGACGAGGCCTTCGCGTTCCTCACCTCGCTGCGCCAATCGCTCATCTACGCTGGCATCTCCGATTGCGACATGGAGAAGGGCCAGATGCGTTGCGACGCCAACATCTCCATCCGCCGCGTCGGCGAGACCAAGCTCGGCACGAAGGTCGAGCTGAAGAACCTCAACTCCATTTCCTACGTCCGCGACGGCATCGTCACGGAGATCAAGCGTCAGATCAACGTCGCCACCAGCGGCGGCACGATCGTGCAGGAAACGCGCCTCTACGACGGCGAGACCGGCCGCAGCGCCTCGATGCGTTCGAAGGAAATGGCGCACGACTATCGCTACTTCCCCGACCCCGACCTGATGCCCGTGCGCATCGACGCCGAGTGGAAAACGCGCCTCGCCGCCGAGTTGCCCGAGCGCCCGTTCGCGAAGCAGACGCGTTTCATCGAGCAACTCGGCCTGCCCTACTCCGCCGCGTCCGTGCTCGTCCGCGACCGCGCGCTCGCCGACTTCTTCGAGGCCGCCGTCAAACTCGGCGCGAAGCCCACCGCCGCCGCCAACTGGATCACGAACGACCTGCTACGCGACCTCGCCGCGGCCAACCTCGCCCTCGCCGCGAGCAAAGTCACCGCCGCCCACATCGCCGGCCTCGTCGCACTCGTCGAGCAAGGCGCCGTGTCGAGCAGTCAGGCGAAGGAGATTTTCGCCGACATGTTCCAGACCGGCGACCAGGCCGCTGCCGTCGCCGACCGCAAAGGTCTGCGCCAGTCCTCCGACACCGGCGCGCTCGAAGGCTGGTGCGCCACCGCCATCGCCAACGACGCGAAATCCGCCGACCAAGTCCGCAGCGGAAACGCCAAGGCGATCAACGCGCTGAAGGGCGCCGTGATGAAACTCTCCGCCGGCAAAGCCAACCCGAAGCTCGTGGACGACATCCTGCGGCGACTGCTTGTCGGCTGA